The following are encoded in a window of Spodoptera frugiperda isolate SF20-4 chromosome 3, AGI-APGP_CSIRO_Sfru_2.0, whole genome shotgun sequence genomic DNA:
- the LOC118274207 gene encoding B-cell receptor-associated protein 31-like → MSIQWTCIAGFLYFEVAVVIIMMLPIFSPRRWNQFFKSRLFFMVQHHAGAYFYVLLGVLVLFLIDAIREMKKYAGDAGAHIHLATELKGSVKLFRAQRNFYITGFAIFLAFVIRRLVNMLIIQDELTKKAEKIIKEAEATVKLAKSTVMASKPDDTIQNETEELKSKLEQAQDALNAEKSRVKELEEHVSMWKLRYEQAVRSKEQAASGDQ, encoded by the coding sequence ATGTCTATTCAATGGACATGTATTGCTGGCTTCCTTTACTTCGAAGTGGCTGTCGTCATCATCATGATGCTACCTATATTTAGTCCTAGAAGATGGAATCAGTTCTTCAagtcaagattattttttatggtgcAACATCATGCTGGGGCTTACTTCTACGTGTTGTTAGGTGTTTTAGTTCTATTCCTGATTGATGCCATAAGAGAAATGAAGAAGTACGCTGGAGATGCTGGTGCTCATATCCATTTGGCCACTGAATTAAAAGGCAGTGTAAAATTGTTTAGGGCACAGAGAAACTTTTACATAACAGGCTTTGCTATTTTCCTAGCCTTTGTTATTCGTAGGCTAGTCAACATGCTAATAATTCAGGATGAACTGACTAAGAAGGCTGAGAAGATTATAAAGGAGGCTGAAGCTACAGTGAAGCTTGCAAAGAGTACAGTAATGGCTTCAAAACCTGATGACACAATTCAAAATGAAACTGAAGAACTCAAATCTAAACTGGAACAGGCCCAGGATGCATTGAATGCAGAGAAAAGTAGAGTCAAAGAGTTGGAAGAACATGTTAGCATGTGGAAGTTACGATATGAACAAGCTGTTCGCTCAAAGGAACAGGCAGCAAGCGGAGATCAATGA